The following proteins come from a genomic window of Candidatus Poribacteria bacterium:
- a CDS encoding 30S ribosomal protein S12, with protein MPTINQLVRKGRKKVEEKSKSPALEGCPQRRGVCLQVRTMTPKKPNSALRKVARVRLTNGREVLAYIPGIDHNLQEHSIVLVRGGRVKDLPNVRYHIIRGTLDCAGVEGRRQGRSKYGAKRPK; from the coding sequence GAAAGAAGGTAGAGGAGAAAAGCAAATCGCCGGCGCTTGAGGGATGTCCTCAAAGGAGAGGGGTTTGTCTGCAAGTCAGAACCATGACCCCGAAGAAGCCGAACTCCGCCCTGAGAAAGGTTGCTCGAGTCAGGCTCACCAACGGCAGGGAAGTGCTGGCGTATATCCCGGGTATAGATCATAACCTCCAAGAGCATTCCATCGTTCTGGTTCGGGGTGGAAGGGTCAAAGATCTGCCCAACGTCCGGTATCATATCATAAGGGGAACCCTCGATTGCGCTGGGGTTGAAGGCCGAAGACAGGGCCGTTCCAAATACGGAGCTAAAAGGCCCAAATAG